Proteins encoded in a region of the Fusobacterium sp. genome:
- a CDS encoding dihydrofolate reductase family protein → MNKPKLNMIVCVAENNLIGDKVPEGNGLLWHSMEELNYYKSKTIGNVVLFGENTAKYVPINLMKKNREVIVLTLDSKLEDIMEHYKDSGKDIFICGGCTIYKYYLDNYEIDEIYISKLKSHVEVAPAANPLYFPDVEKYGYKLTSETDYNDFTAAIYKK, encoded by the coding sequence ATGAATAAACCAAAGTTAAATATGATAGTATGCGTAGCAGAAAATAATTTGATAGGTGATAAAGTTCCAGAAGGTAATGGACTTTTATGGCATTCTATGGAAGAACTGAATTATTATAAATCCAAAACTATTGGAAATGTAGTTTTATTTGGAGAAAATACAGCTAAATATGTACCTATTAATTTGATGAAAAAAAATAGAGAGGTAATAGTTCTCACTCTTGATTCTAAACTTGAAGATATCATGGAACATTATAAAGATAGCGGAAAAGATATTTTTATATGTGGAGGATGCACTATCTATAAATATTATCTGGATAATTATGAAATAGATGAAATTTATATTTCTAAATTAAAATCTCATGTAGAGGTAGCTCCTGCTGCTAATCCTCTTTATTTTCCTGATGTTGAAAAATATGGATATAAACTTACATCTGAAACTGATTATAATGACTTTACTGCAGCAATATATAAAAAATAA